A single genomic interval of Halomonas sp. GT harbors:
- a CDS encoding GrxA family glutaredoxin — MFVVIFGRMSCPFCVRAKHLAEHLESNGKIEGYRYVDMPSEGVTKEDIAKTAGKPIHTVPQVFVDQQHIGGFTEFDHFVRQRQLLAS; from the coding sequence ATGTTTGTGGTAATTTTTGGCCGCATGTCATGCCCTTTCTGCGTACGCGCAAAGCATCTAGCTGAACATTTAGAGAGTAACGGAAAGATAGAAGGCTACCGCTACGTGGATATGCCTTCAGAGGGCGTTACCAAGGAAGATATTGCAAAAACGGCTGGCAAGCCTATTCATACGGTTCCCCAAGTGTTTGTTGATCAACAGCACATAGGCGGCTTTACTGAGTTTGACCATTTTGTGCGCCAACGGCAGCTTCTGGCTTCTTAA
- a CDS encoding DUF1338 family protein → MQREEFVQQLWLDYVHTHPDLGGLRLWPPNTSAEYLTLVTLNYGPFATSELNASLAHMGYRSVGHYAMADKGLLVHLLAPNDNSSWLVLAELQLGTLSKAPREALTQLVLQSHPADCKGQNLLCRGRPWPMPSWALYQQLQQAHPLAAWLAIMGPRLHHAGFDCSTIGEPLDTLHNQLEACGMPSFDGQQNGVFSVSPLVEHRFYPAMPQKIVFNSGDEHRLCLGGLALVQKHVGDDHERISEILLPFHTRCEMA, encoded by the coding sequence ATGCAGCGAGAGGAGTTTGTCCAACAGCTTTGGCTGGACTACGTACATACACACCCAGACCTTGGCGGACTGAGATTGTGGCCACCAAATACGTCAGCCGAGTATTTGACCTTGGTCACCCTAAATTATGGCCCCTTTGCTACTAGCGAACTCAACGCCAGTCTTGCGCATATGGGCTACCGCTCAGTTGGCCATTATGCTATGGCTGATAAAGGCCTTTTGGTGCATTTACTTGCACCTAACGACAATAGCAGTTGGCTGGTACTAGCAGAGTTGCAGCTTGGTACGCTTTCAAAAGCACCCCGCGAAGCACTAACGCAGCTTGTGCTGCAAAGTCATCCGGCCGATTGCAAAGGGCAAAATTTGCTATGCCGAGGACGCCCATGGCCAATGCCCTCTTGGGCACTTTATCAGCAACTGCAACAGGCACACCCCCTCGCTGCCTGGCTAGCAATCATGGGCCCCAGATTACATCATGCAGGTTTCGACTGCTCAACGATTGGCGAACCACTAGACACCTTGCATAATCAGCTTGAAGCATGTGGCATGCCCAGTTTTGACGGGCAACAAAATGGCGTATTTTCCGTTTCGCCACTAGTTGAACATCGATTTTATCCTGCAATGCCACAAAAAATCGTTTTCAACTCAGGCGATGAGCATCGTCTTTGTTTGGGGGGGCTAGCACTTGTGCAAAAACATGTCGGCGACGACCATGAGCGTATCTCTGAAATACTGCTACCTTTTCACACTCGCTGTGAAATGGCGTGA
- a CDS encoding CoA transferase subunit B codes for MALTREQMAQRVARELEDGFYVNLGIGIPTLVANYVPDGIDVMLQSENGLLGMGRFPTEEEVDADMINAGKQTVTARPGAAIFSSAESFAMIRGGHVDLTVLGAFEVDQEGNIASWMVPGKLIKGMGGAMDLVAGAENIICTMTHASKHGESKLLEKCTLPLTGAGCINRVLTDLAYLEIKDGAFILKERAPGVSVEEIVEKTAGKLIVPDHVPEMTFDVE; via the coding sequence ATGGCTTTAACACGTGAGCAAATGGCACAGCGCGTTGCGCGTGAACTTGAAGATGGCTTTTACGTCAATTTAGGTATTGGCATTCCCACGTTGGTTGCTAATTATGTGCCTGACGGCATTGATGTCATGCTGCAGTCCGAAAATGGTCTGTTGGGAATGGGGCGCTTCCCCACTGAGGAAGAAGTTGATGCTGATATGATCAACGCCGGTAAGCAGACGGTTACCGCTCGTCCAGGAGCTGCTATTTTCTCTTCAGCAGAATCATTCGCCATGATTCGTGGCGGTCATGTGGATCTGACCGTATTGGGGGCCTTTGAAGTGGACCAAGAGGGAAATATTGCTTCATGGATGGTGCCAGGCAAACTCATCAAAGGGATGGGTGGCGCGATGGATTTGGTCGCTGGCGCAGAAAATATTATCTGTACCATGACGCACGCCTCGAAACACGGTGAGTCCAAGTTACTAGAAAAGTGCACGTTGCCTCTCACGGGGGCAGGTTGCATCAATCGCGTATTGACCGATCTCGCTTATCTGGAAATTAAAGACGGAGCTTTTATTCTCAAAGAGCGTGCTCCGGGTGTCAGTGTGGAAGAAATTGTTGAAAAAACAGCGGGCAAGCTGATTGTGCCTGACCACGTTCCAGAAATGACATTTGACGTTGAATAA
- a CDS encoding CoA transferase subunit A encodes MAGFDKRVSSYEEAMEGIESGMTVIAGGFGLCGIPENLIAEIKRRAVTDLTVVSNNCGVDGFGLGVLLEDRQIRKILASYVGENAMFEQQMLNDEIEVVLTPQGTLAEKMRAGGAGIPAFYTATGYGTPIGEGKEVREFNGRHYILEEAITGDFAIVKGWKADRYGNVMYRHTAQNFNPMAATAGKITVVEVEEIVEPGELEPSQIHTPGIYVDRIIQGSFEKRIEKRTVRS; translated from the coding sequence ATGGCAGGATTTGATAAGCGTGTATCTTCCTATGAGGAAGCAATGGAAGGCATTGAAAGTGGCATGACCGTTATTGCTGGCGGTTTTGGCCTTTGCGGCATCCCTGAAAATTTGATCGCTGAGATTAAACGTCGGGCTGTCACTGATCTAACGGTAGTGTCTAACAATTGCGGTGTTGATGGTTTTGGGCTAGGTGTGCTGCTCGAAGATCGTCAGATTCGTAAAATTCTCGCTTCCTATGTTGGCGAGAATGCAATGTTTGAACAGCAAATGCTTAACGATGAAATTGAAGTTGTGCTAACACCCCAAGGCACGCTAGCCGAGAAGATGCGCGCTGGTGGTGCGGGTATCCCCGCCTTTTATACCGCTACAGGCTACGGCACGCCTATTGGTGAAGGTAAGGAGGTACGTGAATTTAATGGCCGCCATTATATTTTAGAAGAAGCCATTACCGGCGACTTTGCGATTGTTAAAGGCTGGAAAGCAGATCGGTATGGCAACGTCATGTATCGGCATACGGCACAGAACTTCAACCCGATGGCAGCTACTGCTGGAAAGATAACGGTTGTAGAAGTTGAGGAAATTGTTGAACCAGGCGAATTGGAGCCAAGCCAGATCCATACCCCCGGTATCTATGTGGATCGCATTATTCAGGGCTCATTCGAGAAGCGCATCGAAAAACGCACGGTACGTAGCTGA
- a CDS encoding LysR family transcriptional regulator codes for MTVKQLRAFLAVAQTLSFTQACERLHLSQPALSLAIKGLEDSLGGKLLIRSTRSVRLTPEGDTLLPLAKHLLAQWDNTEERLRQRFTLQLGRLSVAAMPSFACNLLPRALVTFRRQYPKINITVHDVINEEVIDMVRSRQVEIGIAFLPEGTGSLTFTPLFEDQFIAVVPPQSDLAQANTLSWATLLQQDFITLQRPSMVRRLLEQGLAKQHIDLPVAFESHQLSTVGRMVADGLGVSAVPSMCIQQMHQLGARCVPLTSPGIACRVGILTHHELSVAAQALSKVLIEGINTPTLTT; via the coding sequence ATGACCGTCAAGCAACTTCGCGCTTTTCTTGCGGTAGCCCAAACCCTAAGCTTTACCCAAGCCTGCGAGCGCCTGCACCTGTCTCAGCCGGCACTCAGCTTGGCCATCAAAGGGCTTGAAGATTCGCTGGGGGGAAAACTGTTGATACGCAGTACCCGTAGCGTCCGACTCACACCTGAGGGTGACACCCTTCTCCCACTGGCTAAGCATTTACTTGCTCAGTGGGATAATACCGAAGAGCGACTGCGCCAGCGCTTCACGCTCCAGCTTGGCCGTTTAAGCGTAGCAGCCATGCCTTCTTTTGCGTGTAATTTGCTGCCCAGGGCCCTGGTTACCTTCCGTCGGCAATACCCCAAGATCAATATTACTGTTCATGATGTTATCAACGAAGAAGTCATCGACATGGTGCGCTCTCGCCAAGTTGAAATCGGCATTGCCTTTTTACCCGAAGGAACCGGCAGCTTAACGTTTACACCACTCTTTGAAGATCAGTTTATCGCTGTTGTACCACCCCAATCAGACTTGGCCCAAGCCAACACACTGAGCTGGGCCACATTGTTACAACAGGATTTTATTACACTGCAACGCCCATCAATGGTGCGCAGATTATTAGAACAGGGGCTTGCCAAACAACACATTGACTTACCGGTCGCTTTTGAAAGCCATCAGCTCTCAACTGTTGGTAGAATGGTGGCAGATGGCTTAGGTGTAAGTGCCGTGCCTTCAATGTGCATTCAGCAAATGCATCAACTAGGCGCTCGTTGCGTTCCCTTAACTTCCCCAGGGATTGCCTGCCGAGTTGGTATACTGACGCATCATGAATTATCCGTCGCGGCGCAGGCACTGAGCAAAGTGCTAATCGAAGGTATCAACACACCGACACTGACGACCTAG
- a CDS encoding acyltransferase, whose protein sequence is MSTAKGVVSLLLLTLTTLFWGVPLILLTLLKVITPGRHQKQKILNGLCRVALNWIGANLWWMRRWIKPDVNISIPDSLSPHQWWLVISNHRSWTDIFILFMALHRRIPMPRFFLKHQLIWIPIVGLAFWALEFPFMRRFSREQLAKNPKLATIDRESTERVCQQARNAPIAIFNFVEGTRFTVAKREKQQSPFRHLLRPKAGGVSQVLSLLGDKLDGILDVTISYENPAPTFWGFLCGKEACITLNARQLAIPQWMNEANYHEEQQHKERFHAWINSLWQEKDALLAKQTNHD, encoded by the coding sequence ATGTCTACTGCCAAAGGAGTCGTCAGTCTGTTGTTGCTGACGCTAACGACGCTGTTTTGGGGCGTGCCGCTCATTTTGTTAACACTGTTAAAAGTCATCACCCCAGGTCGACATCAAAAACAGAAGATTCTTAATGGACTATGCAGGGTTGCACTCAATTGGATTGGCGCAAATCTGTGGTGGATGCGCCGGTGGATCAAACCTGATGTCAATATCAGCATTCCTGACTCCCTCAGCCCACATCAGTGGTGGCTGGTTATCTCAAACCACCGTAGCTGGACAGATATCTTCATTCTTTTTATGGCATTGCATCGCCGTATTCCAATGCCACGGTTCTTTTTGAAACATCAGTTAATTTGGATTCCTATCGTCGGACTGGCATTTTGGGCGTTAGAATTCCCTTTTATGCGGCGTTTCAGTCGTGAGCAACTTGCTAAAAACCCCAAGCTCGCCACTATTGACCGCGAATCTACAGAGCGCGTTTGCCAACAAGCCAGAAATGCCCCCATCGCAATATTTAATTTTGTCGAGGGGACACGCTTTACCGTGGCAAAGCGTGAAAAACAGCAAAGTCCATTTCGGCATTTATTAAGGCCCAAAGCTGGCGGTGTTTCACAGGTGCTTAGCCTGCTTGGCGACAAACTGGATGGCATTTTGGATGTAACCATCAGCTATGAAAACCCAGCGCCAACTTTCTGGGGTTTTCTATGCGGAAAAGAAGCTTGCATCACACTTAACGCAAGGCAGCTCGCTATCCCCCAATGGATGAACGAAGCCAACTATCACGAAGAACAGCAGCACAAGGAACGTTTCCACGCATGGATCAATTCACTCTGGCAGGAAAAAGACGCCTTGCTAGCCAAGCAAACCAACCACGACTAG
- a CDS encoding LysM peptidoglycan-binding domain-containing protein: MPSSTAGQINGEWVEVQRGDTLGKLANRANVPLERLERFNPGTNAQRLNVGQRLLIPTQQERAPSGGPYRYQIRPGDTYSSIARHFGTTSGRIQSANPGTSPTALRVGQIVSVPLSGSTPSSSASTSQPTSAPTPSASLPASARRWPWPLEDYRIVRRFGADSRGTLQPMLLATQAGAKAQAVAPGEVRFADGMRQLGEVVIIHHADNLQTVYALCERILVRVGQQVSTGDPLCDVGQSSASQRYDLLFDLRQGGKPIDPRQVLR, encoded by the coding sequence ATGCCCAGTAGCACTGCCGGCCAAATTAATGGTGAATGGGTAGAGGTACAGCGCGGCGATACGCTGGGGAAACTTGCGAACCGAGCAAACGTTCCACTGGAGCGTCTTGAACGCTTCAACCCTGGCACAAATGCGCAACGCTTAAACGTTGGACAACGTCTATTAATACCTACCCAGCAAGAGCGAGCGCCCTCTGGTGGGCCCTATCGCTACCAGATCCGGCCTGGCGATACTTACTCAAGTATTGCGCGTCACTTTGGCACCACCTCAGGACGTATACAGAGTGCCAATCCGGGCACCTCTCCTACGGCGCTTCGAGTTGGCCAAATTGTCAGTGTACCGCTTAGCGGCAGCACGCCCTCAAGCAGTGCTAGCACTAGCCAGCCAACGTCGGCTCCGACGCCAAGCGCAAGCCTGCCTGCATCTGCGCGCCGCTGGCCTTGGCCCTTAGAAGACTATCGCATTGTGCGCCGCTTTGGTGCCGATAGCCGTGGTACGCTACAACCTATGCTACTGGCCACTCAGGCAGGTGCTAAAGCCCAAGCAGTCGCGCCAGGTGAAGTACGGTTTGCCGATGGAATGCGGCAGCTTGGCGAAGTTGTCATTATCCATCATGCGGATAACTTACAAACCGTCTACGCACTTTGCGAACGCATCTTAGTCCGTGTCGGCCAGCAAGTGAGTACAGGCGACCCACTTTGTGATGTCGGCCAAAGCAGTGCTTCACAACGCTACGACCTGCTTTTCGACCTGCGGCAAGGAGGAAAGCCTATCGACCCCCGACAAGTATTAAGATGA
- the gcvT gene encoding glycine cleavage system aminomethyltransferase GcvT, with the protein MTDLKQTPLHELHLSLGAKMVPFAGYEMPVQYPLGVKKEHEHTRQQCGLFDVSHMGQIAVSGDDVAEALESLIPADLVGLSKGEQRYGLFTGTDGGIIDDLMAVNAGDHFYLVVNAACKDQDLAHLRTNLAATHHIEVLDRGLLALQGPQAKAVMKRLCPDACELTFMQHGRFTMAGQEVWISRSGYTGEDGFEISVASDTCQTFAEQLLAEPEVEAIGLGARDSLRLEAGLCLYGHDMDMTTTPVEAGLIWAIGKPRRHGGERPAGFPGADLILHQVAAKDHARKRVGLVAEGRAPVREGALLVDAKGNEIGVVTSGGFGPSVGKPIAMGYVGREWEAPETTVYALVRGKQLPMVVTATPFVKPGYYRG; encoded by the coding sequence ATGACCGACCTTAAACAGACGCCTCTCCATGAATTGCATCTTTCGCTAGGGGCTAAAATGGTTCCTTTTGCAGGTTATGAGATGCCGGTGCAATACCCACTGGGTGTCAAAAAAGAGCATGAGCACACGCGTCAGCAATGTGGGCTGTTTGATGTTTCTCATATGGGCCAAATAGCGGTGTCGGGCGACGATGTTGCCGAGGCGCTTGAATCACTCATACCAGCCGACCTAGTGGGTTTAAGCAAAGGTGAGCAGCGGTATGGGCTATTTACCGGGACTGATGGCGGTATTATCGATGATCTAATGGCAGTCAATGCAGGTGATCACTTTTATCTGGTCGTTAACGCTGCCTGTAAAGATCAGGACCTTGCTCATTTGCGCACTAATCTTGCTGCTACCCATCATATTGAGGTGCTTGATCGTGGCTTGCTGGCGCTGCAGGGGCCCCAAGCGAAGGCTGTCATGAAACGATTGTGTCCAGATGCGTGTGAGCTAACGTTTATGCAGCATGGCCGCTTCACAATGGCCGGTCAGGAAGTATGGATTAGTCGTAGTGGTTATACGGGTGAAGATGGCTTTGAAATATCAGTGGCCTCAGACACCTGTCAGACATTTGCAGAGCAACTGTTAGCAGAACCCGAAGTCGAAGCGATTGGTCTGGGTGCGCGCGACTCGCTTCGTTTAGAAGCTGGACTGTGTTTGTACGGGCACGATATGGATATGACGACGACGCCTGTAGAAGCTGGCCTTATTTGGGCGATTGGTAAGCCTCGTCGACATGGCGGTGAGCGTCCAGCAGGTTTTCCTGGAGCGGATCTTATTCTGCACCAAGTGGCCGCGAAAGATCATGCGCGTAAGCGGGTAGGGTTAGTGGCAGAAGGGCGTGCACCAGTAAGAGAAGGAGCGCTTTTAGTTGATGCAAAAGGCAATGAAATCGGTGTTGTAACTTCCGGTGGCTTTGGGCCAAGTGTTGGTAAGCCAATTGCCATGGGGTACGTGGGGCGTGAATGGGAAGCGCCTGAGACCACTGTTTATGCGCTGGTGAGAGGTAAACAGCTGCCGATGGTTGTGACAGCTACTCCATTTGTGAAGCCAGGCTATTATCGCGGCTAA
- a CDS encoding alanine/glycine:cation symporter family protein: METLTNLLGAINGVVWGPIMLVLLLGVGIYLQIGLKLMPIRKLGVGFKLMWQGRAPKPGKADTDQVSAEKDGEISPFDALMTALSATIGTGNIAGVATAIALGGPGAVFWMWITALVGMATKFAEAVLAVRYRETDSTGYHVGGPMFYIKNGLGKKWLWLGGLFSFFGAVAAFGIGNTVQSNSVADAMDSTFGVPHWLTGVIIMVLAGAVILGGIKRIAKVAGKLVPIMGIAYVVAGLLVLIVNASQIGEAFGLIFYYAFNPMAAAGGFAGAAVMAAIRFGVARGIFSNEAGLGSAPIAHAAAQTKNPVRQGLIAMLGTFIDTIIVCTITALVILTSTVWIDGEAGASLTALSFDAALPGFGNQIVAVALAVFAFTTILGWSFYGEKCCQFLFGTRSIMLYRVLFVLAIPLGAIAQLGFIWLMADTFNAMMAIPNLIALALLSPVVFKLTRDYFAGKEVLPGEALDHDK, translated from the coding sequence GTGGAAACATTAACTAACCTCCTAGGGGCAATTAACGGTGTCGTTTGGGGCCCGATAATGTTGGTCCTACTGCTAGGTGTGGGTATTTACTTACAGATTGGCTTGAAACTGATGCCGATTAGAAAGCTCGGTGTGGGTTTCAAGCTAATGTGGCAAGGTCGCGCCCCTAAGCCTGGCAAAGCAGACACTGATCAAGTGTCTGCTGAAAAAGACGGAGAGATTTCGCCCTTTGATGCATTAATGACGGCGCTATCCGCGACGATTGGCACAGGTAATATCGCGGGTGTGGCAACGGCAATTGCACTTGGTGGTCCAGGCGCGGTGTTTTGGATGTGGATCACTGCGTTAGTGGGGATGGCGACTAAATTTGCTGAAGCTGTTCTTGCTGTGCGTTACCGTGAAACCGACAGCACTGGTTACCACGTCGGTGGCCCGATGTTCTATATAAAAAATGGCCTCGGTAAGAAATGGCTCTGGTTAGGAGGGTTGTTCTCATTCTTTGGGGCGGTAGCGGCTTTCGGAATCGGTAATACCGTACAGTCTAACTCTGTGGCGGATGCCATGGACTCCACCTTTGGTGTTCCGCATTGGCTAACCGGTGTGATCATCATGGTGCTGGCGGGGGCTGTTATCCTGGGCGGCATTAAGCGCATAGCCAAAGTGGCTGGTAAGCTAGTGCCCATCATGGGTATTGCTTACGTGGTTGCTGGACTATTAGTACTGATTGTTAACGCAAGCCAAATTGGTGAAGCGTTTGGTTTGATTTTCTATTACGCCTTTAATCCGATGGCAGCTGCGGGTGGCTTTGCTGGCGCGGCAGTGATGGCTGCTATTCGGTTTGGTGTAGCACGCGGTATTTTCTCTAACGAAGCAGGTTTAGGTAGTGCGCCAATTGCACACGCAGCAGCGCAGACCAAAAACCCGGTTCGCCAAGGTCTCATCGCCATGCTGGGCACTTTCATTGATACCATCATCGTTTGTACCATTACTGCACTGGTTATTTTGACCTCCACGGTATGGATTGATGGTGAGGCGGGCGCATCGCTGACGGCTCTTTCTTTCGATGCTGCATTGCCCGGTTTTGGTAACCAGATCGTTGCAGTTGCCCTGGCTGTGTTTGCGTTCACCACGATTCTTGGCTGGTCTTTTTATGGCGAGAAGTGCTGTCAGTTCCTGTTCGGTACACGTTCGATTATGCTATATCGCGTGTTATTCGTGCTGGCAATCCCGCTGGGCGCTATCGCGCAGCTAGGTTTTATTTGGCTGATGGCCGACACCTTTAACGCCATGATGGCTATTCCGAACTTGATCGCCCTAGCGCTGCTTTCTCCGGTAGTATTTAAACTTACTCGTGACTACTTTGCTGGCAAAGAAGTGTTGCCAGGTGAAGCGCTTGATCATGATAAGTAA
- the gcvH gene encoding glycine cleavage system protein GcvH, with protein sequence MSNLPANLRYAESHEWVLDHQDGTVTIGITDHAQEALGDVVFVELPEVGQTLNKGQEFGVIESVKAASDLYSPVNGDVIEVNEALEDSPETVNEAPYEGGWIMKVRLTDTALEGLLDADAYQATLSSDD encoded by the coding sequence ATGAGCAATCTTCCTGCCAATCTTCGTTATGCCGAAAGCCACGAATGGGTTCTTGACCATCAAGATGGAACCGTCACGATCGGCATTACGGATCATGCCCAAGAAGCGTTGGGTGACGTTGTTTTCGTTGAGCTGCCAGAAGTCGGTCAAACACTCAACAAAGGCCAAGAATTTGGCGTTATCGAGTCTGTTAAGGCTGCTTCTGACCTCTACTCGCCGGTTAACGGTGACGTTATCGAAGTCAACGAGGCGCTTGAAGATTCGCCTGAGACCGTCAATGAAGCACCTTATGAAGGTGGCTGGATCATGAAGGTGCGCCTGACAGACACGGCCCTTGAAGGGTTGTTAGACGCAGATGCTTATCAGGCAACACTTAGTTCAGACGATTAA